The following nucleotide sequence is from Ahniella affigens.
CTGCGTCCGGGCATTCCGAACGTTTCCGAGCGCATCCGCGTGCGCTCGGTGGTAGGCCGCTTCCTGGAACACAGTCGCATTTACTGGTTCCTCAATCATGGGCACGAGCCGGAGCTCCTGTGCGCGTCCGCCGACTGGCTGGAACGCAACCTGTTGCGCCGGATCGAGGCGTGCTTCCCACTGCTCGACCCCGAACTGCGGGCACGTGCCTATGACGAGGAAATCGCCAATTATCTGGCCGATAATCAGCAGTCCTGGCAGTTGGATGCCGAAGGCCGATATCACCGTGTTGAGGCCTCCATGGATGTGATGCCGCACTCGGCCCAAATGTCCTTGCTTTCCAGACACTGCAGCTGAGGCCCGAGCATGAGCGCGATTCAGGAAGGCGATGAACTGGCAGCAGTGGATCTGGGCTCCAACAGCTTCCACATGGTGGTGGCACGATATGAGCACCAGCAACTGCGGGTCATCGATCGCCTGCGCGAATCCGTGCGCCTTGCAGCCGGCCTGAGCGAGGACGGGTCGTTGTCAGCCGAGAAGCGGCGCATGGCGCTGGGCTGTCTGGCCAAATTCGGCCAACGGATTGCACATCTGCCTGACGACCGCGTGTGGGCGGTGGGCACCAATACCGTACGTCGACTGAAGAACCCGCGCGCGTTCCTGATCGCCGCCGAAACCGCGCTTGGCCATCCCATCGAAATTGTCTCGGGTCGAGAAGAAGCGCGCCTGATCTATCTCGGTGCCGCCCATGGCATTGCGGACAAAGGCAAGCAGCGGCTCGTCATCGACATCGGGGGTGGTTCAACGGAATTCATCATCGGGCTCGCGTTTCAGACGCTGGAGCGCGAAAGCCTGCAGATGGGCTGTGTCGCCACGACCAAGGCCTGCTTCCCCGATGGCAAGATCACGCCAAAGCGCTATGACGATTTCAAGCGCGGCATCGTGCTTGAGATGCAGCAGTTCGTCGCCGAGTACAAAGCGCGCGGGTGGGTCGACACTTATGGCTGCTCCGGCACCATCAAGGCCATCGCGCAAGTGGCGCATGAACTCGGCTTTACGCAAGGCATTCTGACGCCCGCCTCGATGGCTGAGGTCCGTGAGGCGCTTCTGAAATCCAAATCGATCGACACCCTGCGCCTGCCGGGATTGAATGACGAACGTCGACCGGTGTTCCCGGGCGGGTTCCTCGTGCTCGACGCGGTATTCGAGGGCTTGAAACTCAAGTCGATGAACATCTGCGAAACCGCCATGCGTGAGGGCCTGCTCTACGACATGCTGGGCCGCGCCGAGCATCGTGACCCGCGCATGGATACGGTCGACGCCATGTGCCTGCGCTATGGCGTGGATCGCAATCACGTCGCCCGCGTCGAGGCGACGGCGCTGCGCATGTTCGATGCCGTTGCCAAAGACTGGGGGCTGGACGAGACACATCGGGAGTGGCTGACATTCGCCGCCCGCGTGCATGAAATCGGGCTGGCCGTGGCCCATAGCCAGCACCACCACCATGCCGAGTACCTGCTGGAAAACTCCGACATGGCAGGCTTTACCAAACGCGAGCAGGAGATTCTGGCGATTCTGGTGCGTTCGCACCGCCGTGGCTTGCCGGTCAATCGCTTGCGTGCGCTGAGCCTTCGCTATGCAAAATCGGTCGAACGCCTCGTCGCGATTCTGCGATTGGCAGCGCTGCTGCATCGCTCGCGCATCGATGTGCGTCTGCCAAAACTCGAACTCCAGGCCATGGATCGCGGGCTTCGGCTCGGCATTCCGGGCAAGTGGCTGAGCGCGCACCCGTTGACGATGACCGACTTGGAGCAGGAGCTCGACCACTTACGGGAGATCGACTTCACACTCGTGGTGGTGGGCGAAGGCAGCTGAATAGGCCGGACCGGTCCCGTCGCCGTTTCTGCCCCAATTCTTGCCATCTTGCTGCGATAATGTCGGGCTTTCCGGAACTGCCCCATGACCGCGCGAATTCTTGACGGCAAACGCATTGCCGATGAAATCCTGGATGAACTCGCCCAGCGAGTCCGCGCCCGACGCAAGGCAGGCCTGCCGCGGCCTGGGCTGGCGGTGGTACTGGTGGGTGATGACCCAGCCTCCAGCGTGTATGTCCGCAACAAGCGCCGAGCCTGTCAGCACGTTGGGTTCCATACGCTGGATTTCGACCTGCCGGCGACCGTCAGCGGCACCGAGCTCTACGCGCTGATCGACCGCCTGAACAGAGACCCAGCAGTGCACGGGATCCTCATTCAGTTGCCACTGCCGGCGCACATAGACGCGACCGACCTGATTCAACGGATTCGCCCGGACAAGGATGTGGACGGCTTCCACGCGGAAAACGTTGGCCGCCTGGCGTTACGGCAGCCCGGATTGCGACCATGCACCCCAAAAGGCGTGATGACCTTGCTGGCCCACACCGATAAACCGGTGCGCGGTCGCCACGCCGTGGTGGTGGGTGTCTCGAATCACGTGGGCCGTCCGTTGGGCCTGGAACTGCTGCTGGCCGGGGCGACCGTCACATCCTGCCATCGCTTTACCCAGGACTTGGCCGGCTTCGTTGGCATGGCGGACCTCCTGATCGTCGCGGTGGGCAAGCCCGGGCTGGTCAAAGGCCATTGGGTCAAACCCGGCGCAGTCGTCATCGACGTCGGCATCAACCGACTGGAAGACGGCAGCCTGACCGGCGATGTCGAGTTCGGACCAGCGGCCGAACGCGCGTCCTGGATCACGCCCGTGCCCGGCGGGGTCGGGCCCATGACGGTGGCCACCCTGATGCAAAACACGCTGGAAGCGGCAGAACGCACTGCTGGCGGCTTGTAAAACAGACACTTAGCTGTGCACGTCGCATTCGTTCAGTTTTCGTCCCGGCCACGGTCGCTAAGCTGAAGCCGCAGCCCCGCGCCTTCGGGCACAATAGCTGCAATATTCACATCGGATGATGGCGGTCTGGTGCAAGCGATGATGGGAATGGGATGAGACGGATTTCACCACTGCTGGCGGCAGGTCTGGCGCTTCTGCTCGCCTCCTGCGCCTCAATAACCGAAAAGGCCGGTAGCAAACTGGCTGACAGTCTTTCCGATGGCATCAGCAATGCCAAGGACCCGGAAATGGTCCGGAGCGGGCTGCCCGCGTACGTCCTGCTGATCGACGGTTTCATTCGGGGCGAACCTGATAGCGCGACGATGCTGCTGGCCGGCGCCCGGCTATACAGCGCCTACGCGGGCGGATTCGTCAGCGATGCCGACCGCGGCCGCATGCTCGCCGATATTGGGCTGGACTACGCGCGACGGGGCCTGTGCGCCGACCACGGCGATTTCTGCGTGGCGCTCAACGGCAGCGATTTTGACGCGTTCCAAACCGAACTCGGCGCGTTCGATGCCGACGATATCGGCCCGCTCTACACGCTGGCATCGAGCTACGCGGCCTGGGTACAGGCCGACACCAGCGACTTCGCCCGGATCGCCGAGCTGCCGCGCATCGAAGCGCTGCTGAAGCGCGTGGCCGAACTCGATCGCGGCTATGACCACGGCAATGCCCTCGCCTACCTGGGCGTGATGAACTGCCTGCGGCCCGAATCGCTGGGCGGCAAGCCGGAAACAGGAAAGGCGCTGCTGCAAGAAGCCTTCACGATCTCCGGTCAAAAAAACCAGATGAGCAAGGTGCTGGAAGCCCAGTTTTGCGCGCGATTGCTATTTGATCAGGAACTTCACGACGGTCTGCTGAATCAAGTGCTGGCAGCCGACCCCGTGGCCGACGACCTGACGTTGAGCAACGTGCTGGCCCAGGACCGCGCCAAACAACTTATGGAATCAGGCAAGGACTATTTCTGATGAAGCGAATTCTGATGGCCGGGCTGTTGGCCCTGGCGCCAGTTCTGGCATCTGCTGCCACCGTATTCAAGATCGCGACCGTCGCCCCCGATGGCACGACTTGGATGAAGGAAATGCGCGAGGCCGCCGCGAACGTCAAGGCGCAGACCGAAGGACGGGTCGAGGTGAAATACTTCCCGGGCGGCGTCATGGGCAACGATGTCGCGGTGCTGCGCAAGATGAAGCTTGGCCAACTGCAAGGTGGCGCGTTCACTGGCGGCGAGATTTCGCAGGTGCAAGGCGATATCCAGATTTACAGTCTGCCGTTCTTGTTCGACGACTTGAATGAAATCGCCTACGTCCGGAAGACGATGGACGCCGAGGTCAAACAGCGTCTGGCCGCAAAAGGCATCGTGCCGCTCGGCATCGCCGGCGGTGGGTTTGCCTACCTGATGAGCACCAAACCGCTGCGCAATCAGCATGATTTACGTGCCAGCAAGGTGTGGGTCCCGCAGAACGACAAGATCGCCCAGGTGGCATTCGAGCAAAGTCAGGTCAACCCGATTCCGCTGCCACTGGGCGATGTTTACACGTCGCTGCAGACCGGGCTTCTGGAAACAGTTGGCACCACCACCAGCGGTGCGATCATCTTCCAGTGGCACACGAAGGTGAAATACGCGTTTGATCTGCCACTCACTTATGTGCTCGGCGTG
It contains:
- the folD gene encoding bifunctional methylenetetrahydrofolate dehydrogenase/methenyltetrahydrofolate cyclohydrolase FolD encodes the protein MTARILDGKRIADEILDELAQRVRARRKAGLPRPGLAVVLVGDDPASSVYVRNKRRACQHVGFHTLDFDLPATVSGTELYALIDRLNRDPAVHGILIQLPLPAHIDATDLIQRIRPDKDVDGFHAENVGRLALRQPGLRPCTPKGVMTLLAHTDKPVRGRHAVVVGVSNHVGRPLGLELLLAGATVTSCHRFTQDLAGFVGMADLLIVAVGKPGLVKGHWVKPGAVVIDVGINRLEDGSLTGDVEFGPAAERASWITPVPGGVGPMTVATLMQNTLEAAERTAGGL
- a CDS encoding TRAP transporter TatT component family protein, with amino-acid sequence MVRSGLPAYVLLIDGFIRGEPDSATMLLAGARLYSAYAGGFVSDADRGRMLADIGLDYARRGLCADHGDFCVALNGSDFDAFQTELGAFDADDIGPLYTLASSYAAWVQADTSDFARIAELPRIEALLKRVAELDRGYDHGNALAYLGVMNCLRPESLGGKPETGKALLQEAFTISGQKNQMSKVLEAQFCARLLFDQELHDGLLNQVLAADPVADDLTLSNVLAQDRAKQLMESGKDYF
- a CDS encoding Ppx/GppA phosphatase family protein, with translation MSAIQEGDELAAVDLGSNSFHMVVARYEHQQLRVIDRLRESVRLAAGLSEDGSLSAEKRRMALGCLAKFGQRIAHLPDDRVWAVGTNTVRRLKNPRAFLIAAETALGHPIEIVSGREEARLIYLGAAHGIADKGKQRLVIDIGGGSTEFIIGLAFQTLERESLQMGCVATTKACFPDGKITPKRYDDFKRGIVLEMQQFVAEYKARGWVDTYGCSGTIKAIAQVAHELGFTQGILTPASMAEVREALLKSKSIDTLRLPGLNDERRPVFPGGFLVLDAVFEGLKLKSMNICETAMREGLLYDMLGRAEHRDPRMDTVDAMCLRYGVDRNHVARVEATALRMFDAVAKDWGLDETHREWLTFAARVHEIGLAVAHSQHHHHAEYLLENSDMAGFTKREQEILAILVRSHRRGLPVNRLRALSLRYAKSVERLVAILRLAALLHRSRIDVRLPKLELQAMDRGLRLGIPGKWLSAHPLTMTDLEQELDHLREIDFTLVVVGEGS
- the dctP gene encoding TRAP transporter substrate-binding protein DctP — encoded protein: MKRILMAGLLALAPVLASAATVFKIATVAPDGTTWMKEMREAAANVKAQTEGRVEVKYFPGGVMGNDVAVLRKMKLGQLQGGAFTGGEISQVQGDIQIYSLPFLFDDLNEIAYVRKTMDAEVKQRLAAKGIVPLGIAGGGFAYLMSTKPLRNQHDLRASKVWVPQNDKIAQVAFEQSQVNPIPLPLGDVYTSLQTGLLETVGTTTSGAIIFQWHTKVKYAFDLPLTYVLGVFAVDKRPYDKLSPADRTVVDREFAQAFQDIELAAAKDNENAWQTLVKNGVSFVKPDATEHQAWIDVGVRTRDAMVANGGISKDLLDKILALKAEYQSQQAAKP